A genomic region of Micromonospora sp. NBC_01796 contains the following coding sequences:
- a CDS encoding HEAT repeat domain-containing protein has product MTLDEVLRHVDTLHGDPWPAVEELAGSGDHSLVPPVQAALERYLDEHNWYGRNLMAYILAELRGTAAFPLLLRAFARPLPGDDRDDLCAWLANIMKADPAGCRPTALSFIAAEHRDLRGAGLWALGYLIQPSDIDVLQQALTDADPQIRRTVLGSLTSLKGDSRAYELVLSALHDPDDWTRRSAVLHLRWFADPDAVDHLLPLTRDPAAHVRSALGETIGYLPIDPDHRPAATSALLLLLGDAEPEVRAGAARGLGSLGGPVDALQDRAGDPDQHVRAAIAVALAENADPSLTSTLWILASDTSAAVRADLATALGGCAWIGARPLITTLTQDPDRAVRARASVALTRIS; this is encoded by the coding sequence GTGACGCTCGATGAGGTGTTGCGCCATGTCGATACGCTCCACGGCGATCCATGGCCAGCGGTCGAGGAGTTGGCCGGAAGCGGCGACCACTCGTTAGTGCCGCCCGTGCAGGCCGCGTTGGAGCGCTATCTCGACGAGCACAACTGGTACGGCCGGAACTTGATGGCTTATATCCTGGCCGAGCTGCGCGGCACCGCGGCGTTCCCGCTGCTGCTACGCGCGTTCGCTCGTCCGCTGCCCGGCGATGACCGCGATGACCTCTGCGCCTGGCTGGCTAACATCATGAAAGCCGATCCGGCGGGCTGCCGGCCTACCGCACTGTCGTTCATCGCCGCCGAGCATCGTGACCTACGAGGCGCGGGGTTGTGGGCCCTTGGCTACCTCATCCAGCCCAGCGACATCGACGTGCTGCAACAGGCGCTGACTGACGCTGACCCTCAGATCCGGCGGACCGTGCTGGGTTCTCTGACAAGCCTCAAGGGCGACAGTCGCGCGTACGAGTTGGTGCTGTCCGCCTTACACGACCCGGACGATTGGACCCGGCGATCCGCAGTCTTGCATCTGCGCTGGTTCGCGGACCCGGACGCCGTCGATCATCTCCTACCCCTGACTCGCGATCCCGCCGCGCACGTCCGCTCCGCGCTGGGCGAGACCATCGGCTACCTGCCCATCGACCCAGACCATCGGCCAGCTGCGACCTCCGCCCTCCTGTTACTGCTCGGAGACGCCGAGCCCGAGGTACGCGCTGGCGCGGCCCGTGGGCTCGGGAGCCTGGGTGGACCAGTCGACGCTCTGCAAGACCGCGCCGGCGACCCCGACCAGCACGTGCGCGCCGCCATCGCCGTGGCCCTCGCCGAGAACGCCGACCCGAGCCTGACCTCAACACTGTGGATTCTGGCCTCGGACACCTCCGCCGCCGTACGCGCCGACCTGGCAACCGCGCTGGGAGGCTGCGCCTGGATCGGTGCACGACCACTGATCACCACCCTCACCCAGGACCCGGACCGCGCCGTACGAGCCCGCGCCAGCGTCGCCCTCACTCGAATCTCATAG
- a CDS encoding cytidylate kinase family protein produces the protein MDQGTRDEMLGRLAEAVRSVTVAHPTRVAVDGPPAAGKTTLADELAVVLREQGRDVIRATIDDFLFPRAQRYPRGEFSAEGCYFDAHDYDALNRVLLDPLGPGGDRRFQHAVYDRTADTALSPPVTTATADAVLVFDGVFLLRPELIVRWDLRIFVSTALEKTVDRAVIRERRVSSRAEVERRWRERYIPSQEFYFATVRPTHHANIVVHNDEPHQPVWETQTR, from the coding sequence ATGGATCAGGGCACCCGCGACGAGATGCTCGGCCGCCTGGCCGAGGCAGTCCGGTCCGTCACGGTCGCACACCCGACGCGGGTGGCCGTCGATGGACCGCCCGCTGCCGGCAAGACCACCCTCGCCGACGAGTTGGCCGTCGTCCTGCGCGAACAGGGCCGCGACGTCATTCGCGCGACGATCGACGATTTTCTCTTCCCCCGGGCGCAGCGCTATCCGCGCGGAGAGTTCTCGGCCGAAGGCTGCTACTTCGATGCCCACGACTACGACGCGTTGAACCGGGTTCTGCTCGACCCGCTCGGCCCGGGCGGAGATCGACGTTTCCAACACGCGGTCTACGACCGCACCGCGGATACTGCGCTGTCCCCGCCGGTCACGACTGCCACCGCCGACGCCGTGCTGGTCTTCGACGGCGTCTTCCTCCTGCGCCCGGAATTGATTGTTCGATGGGATCTGCGCATCTTCGTGTCGACCGCGCTCGAGAAGACCGTGGATCGTGCCGTGATCCGAGAGCGCAGGGTGTCATCTCGCGCCGAAGTCGAACGGCGCTGGCGTGAACGTTACATACCCTCCCAAGAGTTCTACTTCGCCACGGTCCGCCCGACCCATCACGCCAACATCGTCGTGCACAACGACGAGCCCCATCAGCCGGTCTGGGAGACCCAAACACGTTGA
- a CDS encoding sugar ABC transporter ATP-binding protein, protein MPERDHAIKQPLLALSQARKSFGAIAALRDVSLELYPGEVHALVGENGAGKSTLVKILAGVHAPDAGTLTLDGQPLQMSGPADARAAGIAVIYQEPTLFPDLSVAENIFMGRQPLRGLRRIDAALMRQQAAELFARLGVHLDPDRPARGLSIADQQLVEIAKALSFDARVLVMDEPTAALSGVEVERLFAVARSLRDSGAAVLFISHRFDEVFDLCQRITVMRDGRWVSTDQAGDLDVPELVRRMVGREITQLFPKTETEPGEVLLEVRNLTRYGVFEDVSFRVRGGEIVALAGLVGAGRSEVIRAVFGIDGYDSGEVEVAGRRLPRGRPAAAMAAGLALVPEDRRQQGLVMELSIERNATLTRRWQLARLGLLGRAAERRAADTWLQRLQVKAGRTTDPVSTLSGGNQQKVVLAKWLSTTPKVLIVDEPTRGIDIGTKSEVHRLMSQLAADGVAVVMVSSELPEVLGMADRVLVMHEGRLVEEIDRDRADEESVMLAATGQAGADGKDTPS, encoded by the coding sequence ATGCCCGAGCGCGACCATGCGATCAAGCAGCCATTACTGGCCCTGAGCCAGGCGCGGAAATCCTTTGGTGCCATCGCCGCCCTACGCGACGTCTCGCTGGAGCTGTATCCGGGTGAGGTCCACGCGTTGGTTGGAGAGAATGGGGCTGGAAAATCGACTCTGGTCAAGATCCTGGCGGGAGTTCACGCACCGGACGCCGGCACCCTGACCCTCGACGGTCAGCCGCTGCAGATGAGCGGACCGGCGGATGCGCGGGCGGCCGGCATAGCGGTGATCTACCAGGAGCCGACGCTCTTTCCCGACCTGTCGGTGGCGGAGAACATCTTCATGGGGCGTCAGCCGCTGCGCGGGCTGCGTCGGATCGACGCCGCGTTGATGCGTCAGCAGGCGGCGGAGTTGTTCGCACGTCTGGGCGTACACCTGGATCCGGACCGCCCGGCGCGCGGCCTGTCCATCGCCGACCAACAACTCGTCGAGATCGCCAAGGCGCTCTCCTTCGACGCCCGCGTCCTGGTGATGGACGAACCGACGGCCGCACTCTCCGGCGTCGAGGTGGAGCGGCTGTTCGCCGTTGCCCGGTCGCTGCGCGACTCGGGGGCCGCGGTCCTGTTCATCTCGCACCGCTTCGACGAGGTCTTCGACCTCTGCCAGCGGATCACCGTCATGCGCGACGGCCGGTGGGTCTCCACCGACCAGGCCGGTGACCTCGACGTGCCGGAACTGGTCCGGCGGATGGTCGGCCGCGAGATCACCCAGCTCTTCCCGAAGACCGAGACGGAGCCGGGCGAGGTACTGCTCGAGGTCCGCAACCTGACCCGGTACGGCGTCTTCGAGGACGTCAGCTTCCGGGTCCGGGGCGGTGAGATCGTGGCGCTCGCCGGACTGGTCGGCGCCGGCCGCAGCGAGGTGATCAGGGCCGTCTTCGGCATCGACGGGTACGACTCCGGTGAGGTCGAGGTGGCTGGCAGACGACTGCCGCGCGGCAGACCGGCGGCGGCGATGGCCGCCGGCCTGGCCCTGGTGCCCGAGGACCGCCGCCAGCAGGGGCTGGTCATGGAACTATCGATCGAGCGCAACGCGACCCTGACCCGGCGCTGGCAGCTCGCGAGGCTCGGCCTGCTCGGTCGGGCAGCCGAACGACGGGCGGCCGACACCTGGCTGCAACGGCTCCAGGTCAAGGCCGGACGAACCACCGATCCGGTCTCCACCCTCTCCGGCGGCAACCAGCAGAAGGTGGTGCTGGCCAAATGGCTCTCCACCACCCCGAAGGTGCTCATCGTCGACGAGCCGACCCGGGGCATCGACATCGGCACGAAGTCGGAGGTGCACCGGCTGATGTCGCAACTCGCCGCCGACGGCGTCGCGGTGGTGATGGTCTCCAGCGAACTACCGGAGGTGCTGGGTATGGCCGACCGGGTGCTGGTCATGCACGAGGGACGCCTGGTGGAGGAGATCGACCGGGACCGGGCGGACGAGGAGTCGGTCATGTTGGCGGCCACCGGTCAGGCCGGGGCCGACGGAAAGGACACGCCGTCATGA
- the rhaS gene encoding rhamnose ABC transporter substrate-binding protein — translation MRGIRTNPLHLGTSVLVLTALLMSSAACASDEGSTPSGDSNGDGTIRSGLSVAFLPKTVNNPYFTVSDNGGKAAVDEFEGEYKEVGPSEASASSQVSYLNTLTQQGSDVIVVSANDPNAICGAVNQARQGGAKVVTFDSDTNKDCRDLFVNQVTGQGIAENQVKLISEAIGGEGKIAILSATANATNQNAWIDLMKTELKKPEYAKIQLVTTVYGNDEDQKSFQETQGLLASYPDLKGIVSPTTVGVAAAARYLSGSQYKGKVALTGLGTPNQMREFVKNGTVKNFALWSPADLGYLAAYAGAALASGVITGKEGDKFTAGKLGEYTVDADGVVVLGPPTVFDSANIDQFNF, via the coding sequence ATGAGAGGTATTCGGACCAACCCCCTACACCTCGGCACGTCCGTCCTCGTACTTACGGCGCTGCTGATGAGCAGCGCGGCGTGTGCCAGTGACGAGGGCTCGACCCCGTCCGGTGATTCGAACGGCGACGGCACCATCAGGAGCGGCCTGAGCGTCGCGTTCCTACCCAAGACGGTGAACAACCCGTACTTCACGGTCTCGGACAACGGCGGTAAGGCGGCGGTCGACGAGTTCGAGGGTGAGTACAAGGAGGTCGGCCCGTCCGAGGCCAGCGCCTCGTCCCAGGTGAGTTACCTCAACACCCTGACCCAGCAGGGCAGCGACGTGATCGTGGTGTCGGCGAACGACCCGAACGCCATCTGCGGAGCGGTCAACCAGGCCCGGCAGGGCGGCGCGAAGGTGGTCACCTTCGACTCCGACACCAACAAGGACTGCCGGGACCTGTTCGTCAACCAGGTCACCGGGCAGGGCATCGCGGAGAACCAGGTGAAGCTCATCTCCGAGGCGATCGGCGGCGAGGGGAAGATCGCGATCCTGTCGGCGACGGCGAACGCCACCAACCAGAACGCCTGGATCGACCTGATGAAAACCGAACTGAAGAAGCCCGAGTACGCGAAGATCCAGCTCGTCACCACCGTCTACGGCAACGACGAGGACCAGAAGTCCTTCCAGGAGACCCAGGGCCTGCTGGCGTCGTACCCGGATCTCAAGGGCATCGTCTCGCCGACCACGGTGGGTGTGGCCGCGGCGGCGCGTTACCTGTCCGGCTCCCAGTACAAGGGCAAGGTCGCGCTTACCGGTCTGGGCACCCCGAACCAGATGCGGGAGTTCGTCAAGAACGGCACGGTGAAGAACTTCGCCCTCTGGAGCCCGGCCGACCTCGGTTACCTGGCCGCCTACGCCGGCGCCGCGCTCGCCTCCGGGGTCATCACCGGCAAGGAGGGTGACAAGTTCACCGCCGGGAAGCTCGGCGAGTACACCGTCGACGCGGACGGGGTGGTCGTGCTCGGCCCGCCGACCGTCTTCGACTCGGCCAACATCGACCAGTTCAACTTCTGA
- a CDS encoding carboxypeptidase-like regulatory domain-containing protein, with product MLKRLFSAGLVAVGLILVVPATPASAAQISGPLEPQTGTVRGVFTDRSGNPIVHASISTSSLTYNHWQRSAYTDAQGRYEMDDVPAGPVTVRFSDGTISQYAPGKPNADDAQRYTVVPGLATVVDERQVPTGTVQGRLTDQAGSPVAQASVYLDAEPYSYFAPGATTDADGRYSITHVPAGEVTLQFVKFPFRVWAHQEHGQAAAKRFTLRGNQTLTVDESLLPTGTLTGLITDAEGNPAQTSVVAYEVDGDGNYNTSTGADGRFSLTVPAGRWRVSLNARQWVPGKIDEAAGKIFRIAVGQSVEVNDSLRPTGALRVELRDGSTRVDQYSFALWHGGTKVAFANGTNVGSRTFEDLLPGDYLFSYDDYFAPGTLRIEDAVPVKVRAGRTRTLEVTHPARSTLSGRVTLPTGEPAPALSVQADVIAEGVHQRHTVQTGTDGEWQMTGVFPESYRITLTNSSRELSQDGGEVTVAAGGSASVNSTWHTGGSLVVSAVDATTGAPVGNYCVAVVAKFDDFCTQGSTVTVAGLAAGPTLVTLNMLDGSDYLGKKDVPVTIPAAGRATLTIPVEIGGRFNARVVDRATGTTAGESVCFYAVPPGAGGTSERASACTNKQGMGTSGTLAPGTYQLFVKPPDGSAYGAQWFTPEGGTGDQRQAAKINIKAGKTTRLGTIQLDPAGSVTGVVRDPDGQPVEHVEVGVTAFEIPRSELFPEGTDNEGGYTVGNLGPYAWPLLFTPIADLPRQWSGATGNRFQAETVPVTSGATSTYDATLSAGAKVTGTVTIAPGDTAWSGGRLKARGVNTGDLLAVGDVAGQGGTYEFRVIGGGPVNLEWYLADPVTKSTGWHDGNPVRVPANGREQLDLTIG from the coding sequence ATGCTCAAAAGACTCTTTTCCGCCGGCCTCGTCGCCGTCGGTCTGATCCTCGTCGTCCCGGCCACACCGGCGTCGGCCGCGCAGATCTCCGGGCCGCTCGAGCCGCAGACCGGCACGGTCCGGGGCGTCTTCACCGACCGATCCGGCAACCCGATCGTCCACGCGTCGATTTCCACCAGCAGCCTGACCTACAACCACTGGCAGCGTTCGGCCTACACGGACGCGCAGGGGCGCTACGAGATGGATGACGTGCCGGCCGGCCCGGTCACGGTCCGATTCTCGGACGGCACCATCTCGCAGTACGCCCCCGGCAAGCCGAACGCGGACGACGCCCAGCGCTACACCGTGGTGCCGGGCCTGGCCACGGTGGTCGACGAGCGGCAGGTACCGACCGGCACGGTCCAGGGCCGGCTCACCGACCAGGCCGGCAGCCCGGTGGCGCAGGCGTCGGTCTATCTCGACGCCGAGCCGTACTCCTATTTCGCGCCGGGCGCCACGACCGACGCCGACGGCCGCTACTCCATCACGCACGTGCCGGCCGGCGAGGTCACCCTGCAGTTCGTGAAGTTTCCGTTCCGCGTGTGGGCACACCAGGAGCACGGCCAGGCCGCCGCCAAGAGGTTCACCCTGCGCGGCAACCAGACGCTGACCGTGGATGAAAGCCTCCTGCCGACCGGCACCCTGACCGGGCTGATCACCGACGCGGAGGGCAACCCGGCCCAGACCAGCGTCGTGGCATACGAGGTCGACGGCGACGGCAACTACAACACCAGCACCGGGGCGGACGGTCGGTTCTCGCTTACCGTGCCCGCCGGGCGCTGGCGGGTCTCGCTCAACGCCCGCCAATGGGTGCCCGGGAAGATCGACGAGGCGGCGGGCAAGATCTTCCGGATCGCCGTGGGGCAGTCCGTCGAGGTGAACGACTCGCTCCGGCCGACCGGTGCGCTCCGTGTCGAGTTGCGGGACGGCAGCACCAGGGTCGACCAGTACTCGTTTGCCCTCTGGCATGGCGGCACGAAGGTCGCGTTCGCGAACGGCACAAACGTTGGCTCCCGTACCTTCGAGGACCTCCTGCCGGGCGACTACCTGTTCAGCTACGACGATTACTTCGCGCCCGGCACGCTCCGGATCGAGGACGCCGTCCCGGTCAAGGTCCGGGCCGGACGGACCAGGACGCTGGAGGTGACGCACCCGGCTCGGTCCACGCTCTCGGGCCGGGTGACCCTGCCCACCGGGGAGCCGGCGCCCGCGCTCTCCGTGCAGGCCGACGTGATCGCTGAGGGCGTGCACCAGCGCCACACCGTCCAGACGGGTACGGACGGCGAGTGGCAGATGACCGGTGTGTTCCCGGAGTCGTACCGGATCACGCTCACCAACTCGTCCCGTGAGCTCTCCCAGGACGGCGGTGAGGTAACCGTGGCAGCGGGCGGTTCCGCGTCGGTGAACTCGACGTGGCACACCGGTGGCTCGCTCGTCGTCAGCGCGGTGGACGCCACCACGGGTGCCCCGGTCGGCAACTACTGCGTCGCGGTGGTCGCGAAGTTCGACGACTTCTGCACCCAGGGCTCGACGGTGACCGTAGCGGGACTCGCCGCAGGCCCGACCTTGGTCACGCTGAACATGCTGGACGGCAGCGACTACCTCGGCAAGAAGGACGTGCCGGTCACCATCCCGGCCGCCGGGCGGGCCACGCTGACCATCCCGGTCGAGATCGGCGGCCGGTTCAACGCGCGAGTGGTCGACCGTGCGACGGGGACGACGGCGGGTGAGAGCGTGTGCTTCTACGCCGTACCGCCGGGTGCGGGTGGCACCAGCGAGCGCGCATCCGCCTGCACCAACAAGCAGGGCATGGGCACCAGCGGCACTCTGGCGCCGGGCACCTACCAACTGTTCGTCAAGCCGCCGGACGGCAGCGCGTACGGGGCGCAGTGGTTCACCCCGGAGGGCGGCACCGGCGACCAGAGGCAGGCTGCCAAGATCAATATCAAGGCGGGCAAGACCACTCGGCTCGGCACGATCCAGTTGGACCCCGCAGGGTCGGTCACCGGCGTGGTGCGCGACCCGGACGGCCAGCCGGTGGAGCACGTCGAGGTCGGGGTCACGGCCTTCGAGATCCCCCGGTCGGAACTCTTCCCCGAGGGCACGGACAACGAGGGCGGATACACGGTCGGGAACCTCGGGCCGTACGCGTGGCCCCTGCTCTTCACACCGATCGCCGATCTGCCGCGGCAGTGGTCCGGCGCGACCGGCAACCGGTTCCAGGCCGAGACGGTGCCGGTCACCAGCGGCGCGACCAGTACCTATGACGCCACGCTGTCGGCGGGTGCCAAGGTCACTGGAACGGTTACCATCGCACCCGGCGACACCGCCTGGAGCGGCGGCCGGCTGAAGGCACGCGGCGTGAACACCGGCGACCTACTCGCCGTCGGTGACGTGGCAGGTCAGGGCGGCACCTACGAATTCCGGGTGATCGGCGGTGGCCCGGTCAACCTGGAGTGGTACCTGGCCGACCCGGTGACCAAGTCGACCGGCTGGCACGACGGCAACCCGGTGCGGGTGCCCGCGAACGGCCGCGAGCAGCTTGACCTGACCATCGGCTGA
- a CDS encoding ABC transporter permease, which yields MTTTAPAGQTASAPPPATTRAGVRAAHRLFAVRELGIALALLLLIAVTTAVNPRFLSGQSRKDLMLGATILVVLAVGQAIVIITRNVDLSVGSVLGLSAFATGKLFLAMPDAPIVLAVLAGIGLGTLCGIVNGALIAVARVPALVVTLGTLYMFRGLDYSWAAGQQINAADLPSGFKAMGTATVLGVPVLALFAIVVLLVAGYYLRSYRSGRELYAIGSDPAAARLSGIPVGRRVFGALVVSGALAGLAGVLYAARFGTLDASAGSGMELNVVAAAVVGGVAIFGGSGSVYGAALGALLLSTIGSALPVLRIDPFWQQAVVGALILTAIGLDRVLAARVAHRLRGRKARGA from the coding sequence ATGACCACCACGGCCCCGGCGGGTCAGACCGCGAGCGCGCCCCCGCCGGCCACCACACGGGCGGGCGTCCGCGCGGCGCACCGGTTGTTCGCCGTACGGGAGCTGGGCATCGCGCTCGCCCTGCTGCTCCTGATCGCCGTCACCACGGCGGTGAACCCGCGCTTCCTGTCCGGGCAGAGCCGGAAGGACCTGATGCTGGGCGCCACCATCCTGGTGGTGCTCGCGGTCGGTCAGGCGATCGTCATCATCACCCGCAACGTCGACCTCTCGGTCGGTTCGGTGCTCGGGCTGTCCGCGTTCGCCACCGGCAAGCTCTTCCTCGCCATGCCCGACGCACCGATCGTCCTGGCGGTTCTCGCCGGGATCGGGCTCGGCACGCTCTGCGGCATCGTCAACGGCGCGCTGATCGCGGTCGCCCGGGTGCCGGCCCTGGTGGTCACACTCGGCACGCTCTACATGTTCCGTGGCCTCGACTACTCGTGGGCGGCCGGGCAGCAGATCAACGCCGCCGACCTGCCCTCCGGTTTCAAGGCAATGGGTACGGCCACCGTCCTCGGCGTACCGGTGCTGGCGCTCTTCGCGATCGTGGTGCTGCTGGTCGCCGGCTACTACCTGCGGTCCTACCGCAGCGGACGGGAGCTGTACGCGATCGGGTCGGATCCGGCGGCGGCACGGCTGTCCGGTATCCCGGTGGGTCGGCGGGTGTTCGGCGCACTGGTGGTCAGCGGCGCGCTGGCCGGGCTCGCCGGGGTGCTCTACGCGGCCAGGTTCGGCACGCTCGACGCCTCTGCCGGCAGCGGCATGGAACTCAACGTGGTCGCCGCCGCCGTGGTCGGCGGGGTGGCGATCTTCGGTGGCAGTGGCTCGGTGTACGGGGCGGCCCTCGGTGCCCTCCTGCTGAGCACCATCGGCAGCGCGCTGCCGGTGCTGCGGATCGACCCGTTCTGGCAGCAGGCGGTCGTCGGTGCGCTCATTCTCACGGCGATCGGCCTGGACCGGGTGCTCGCGGCGCGGGTCGCCCACCGGCTACGAGGAAGGAAGGCCCGTGGCGCCTGA
- a CDS encoding maleylpyruvate isomerase N-terminal domain-containing protein codes for MTFSEQLRLIDERSTAFRAAVAAAPSLDMQVPTHPERTLFDLVRHVGMGRRKAAAVVAAGPADGPPEKSVWEGGAGAPRERDALLAWWTESIEQLASVLREAGPERDCWTWWGDSQSPQTSGSWARRQIHEIAVYTYDAQLTVGVPQPLPEEVALDGFDDCQFTLCSTTVAWPHEPAVVEYHASEGHSWRLRLSQDGARAARLPRPDAGEGPDAPDASAQGTASDLVLVFYNRIPLDSLKLKGDRRIFDQLIAWDPSV; via the coding sequence TTGACGTTCTCTGAGCAGCTGCGGCTCATTGACGAACGGTCGACCGCCTTCCGCGCCGCGGTCGCCGCGGCACCCAGCCTCGACATGCAGGTGCCGACCCACCCCGAGCGGACGCTGTTCGATCTCGTGCGACACGTCGGTATGGGCCGCCGCAAAGCAGCCGCCGTCGTCGCCGCAGGGCCTGCAGACGGTCCCCCGGAGAAGTCTGTCTGGGAGGGCGGCGCGGGCGCGCCTCGGGAACGCGACGCTCTGCTGGCCTGGTGGACCGAGTCCATCGAGCAACTGGCGAGCGTGCTGCGCGAGGCCGGCCCGGAGCGCGATTGTTGGACGTGGTGGGGTGACTCGCAGTCACCGCAGACCTCTGGCTCCTGGGCCCGGCGCCAAATTCACGAGATCGCGGTGTACACGTACGACGCCCAGCTCACCGTGGGTGTTCCGCAGCCGCTACCGGAGGAGGTCGCCCTCGACGGTTTTGACGACTGCCAGTTCACCCTCTGCTCAACAACGGTCGCCTGGCCGCACGAACCCGCCGTCGTCGAATACCACGCCTCCGAGGGCCACTCCTGGCGCCTTCGGCTCTCCCAGGACGGCGCACGGGCCGCCCGCCTGCCCAGGCCCGATGCCGGCGAGGGCCCGGACGCCCCCGACGCCTCCGCCCAGGGCACGGCCAGTGACCTGGTCCTGGTCTTCTACAACCGCATACCGCTGGATTCCCTGAAGCTAAAAGGCGACCGCCGCATCTTCGACCAGCTCATCGCCTGGGACCCGTCCGTGTAA
- a CDS encoding DUF4240 domain-containing protein — protein MMDDVEFWGLVGSLGGRPELQDDRPYRELTTELARGPVERIVDFAETLAYKLYELDRRYLLESQESAERLSDDGFLYARCAVVVAGSVAFAAVLADESAFHPFVSAEAAHAESILDVPSNAYKVLTGEDWDHVEEYDYETGSNDEWW, from the coding sequence ATGATGGATGACGTTGAGTTCTGGGGACTGGTGGGCTCCCTCGGTGGGCGCCCGGAGCTCCAGGATGATCGGCCCTACAGGGAGCTCACGACAGAACTGGCTCGCGGCCCTGTCGAGCGGATCGTGGATTTCGCGGAGACGCTCGCGTACAAGCTGTACGAGCTTGATCGACGCTATCTCCTGGAAAGCCAGGAGTCGGCGGAGCGGTTATCGGACGACGGTTTCCTGTACGCCAGGTGCGCGGTGGTCGTGGCGGGTTCCGTGGCGTTCGCGGCTGTTCTTGCCGACGAATCGGCATTCCACCCGTTCGTCAGTGCCGAAGCCGCCCACGCCGAGTCAATTCTCGATGTTCCGTCCAATGCGTACAAGGTGCTCACCGGCGAGGACTGGGACCATGTCGAGGAGTACGACTATGAGACCGGGTCGAACGACGAATGGTGGTAG
- a CDS encoding ABC transporter permease, whose protein sequence is MAPDKTGRPARSLAKLGTWDVLVIVVLVGVIVASSVLVEGFASPRFWGFLLLDVTPIALIALPMTLVVITGEIDLSVASTLGLASAVMGQLWFLGLPLPVILPLVVLLGALLGAVNGLFVAGFGLPSLAVTIGTLALYRGLAYVVLGDRAIADFPFSWTANSIEALPGTTVPWVALVVAALAVVFGVVLHATPIGRSLYAMGNNTQAATFAGISVNRTKFWLYVLTGAIAALAGIFWTLRYASARADNGSGLELSVVAAVLLGGVSIFGGRGTLVGVLAGVLLLMTLRNALQLADVPADTLTVVTGALLIISVVGPNVAQMLRDRLRRRRATAQPVAGA, encoded by the coding sequence GTGGCGCCTGACAAGACCGGCCGACCGGCCCGCTCGCTGGCCAAGCTCGGCACCTGGGACGTACTGGTGATCGTTGTCCTCGTCGGGGTCATCGTCGCCTCGTCGGTGCTGGTCGAAGGCTTCGCCAGCCCCCGTTTCTGGGGTTTCCTGCTGCTCGACGTCACCCCGATCGCGTTGATCGCGCTGCCGATGACCCTGGTGGTGATCACCGGGGAGATCGACCTGTCGGTGGCGAGCACCCTGGGGTTGGCCAGCGCGGTGATGGGGCAACTCTGGTTCCTCGGCCTGCCGCTGCCGGTGATCCTGCCGCTGGTGGTCCTGCTCGGTGCGCTGCTCGGCGCGGTCAACGGCCTGTTCGTCGCCGGATTCGGCCTGCCGTCGCTGGCCGTCACGATCGGTACGCTCGCGCTCTACCGGGGCCTGGCGTACGTGGTGCTCGGTGACCGGGCGATCGCCGACTTCCCGTTCTCCTGGACCGCCAACTCGATCGAGGCGCTGCCCGGCACCACCGTGCCCTGGGTGGCACTGGTCGTCGCCGCGCTGGCCGTGGTCTTCGGGGTGGTCCTGCACGCCACCCCGATCGGCCGGAGCCTGTACGCGATGGGCAACAACACCCAGGCCGCCACGTTCGCCGGCATCTCGGTGAACCGAACCAAGTTCTGGCTGTACGTCCTGACCGGTGCGATCGCCGCGCTGGCCGGGATCTTCTGGACCCTGCGCTACGCCAGCGCCCGGGCCGACAACGGCAGCGGCCTGGAGCTTTCCGTGGTGGCCGCGGTCCTGCTCGGCGGGGTCTCGATCTTCGGTGGGCGGGGCACCCTGGTCGGCGTACTGGCCGGCGTGCTGCTGCTGATGACCCTGCGCAACGCCCTGCAACTGGCCGACGTACCGGCCGACACCCTGACCGTGGTCACCGGCGCCCTGCTCATCATCTCCGTCGTCGGGCCCAACGTCGCCCAGATGCTCCGTGACCGGCTGCGCCGACGACGAGCCACCGCACAACCCGTGGCAGGCGCCTGA